In the genome of Nymphaea colorata isolate Beijing-Zhang1983 chromosome 9, ASM883128v2, whole genome shotgun sequence, one region contains:
- the LOC116260483 gene encoding homeobox-leucine zipper protein ATHB-40-like: MNMKHVEDQMALLSSLYPVMSPPFPEGAPNPHTILAESTVSGDMDPFWLISSVECPADEPKPRRRRNKKAKSDATAEMKKRRLSAEQVNFLEKNFDNEHKLQSERKLRLAMEIGLDPRQVAVWFQNRRARWKSKQLEEEYQRLKSLYENANSEKSKLESEVAKLREMLTEAEKEISRLSEKSCSPSSSFSMDAPQAFPADFEVDQQEHFMYTPEDVSIYSMDWNNFYPNLL, encoded by the exons ATGAATATGAAGCACGTCGAGGATCAGATGGCACTCCTTTCTAGCTTGTACCCTGTCATGAGTCCACCCTTTCCAGAAGGTGCCCCCAACCCACACACCATCTTAGCAGAGTCGACTGTATCAGGGGATATGGACCCTTTCTGGCTCATCAGCAGCGTCGAGTGTCCGGCGGACGAGCCCAAGCCCAGGCGTCGAAGGAACAAGAAGGCCAAGTCCGACGCCACGGCAGAGATGAAGAAGCGCAGGCTCAGCGCAGAGCAAGTCAATTTCCTGGAGAAGAACTTCGACAACGAGCACAAGTTGCAGTCTGAGAGGAAGCTTCGGCTCGCCATGGAGATCGGCCTCGACCCCCGTCAGGTCGCCGTCTGGTTTCAGAACCGGCGAGCCCGCTGGAAGAGCAAGCAGCTGGAGGAAGAGTACCAGAGGCTCAAGTCCTTGTATGAAAATGCCAACTCAGAGAAGAGCAAGCTCGAATCGGAG GTCGCCAAACTCAGAGAGATGCTGACAGAAGCTGAGAAGGAGATTTCTAGGCTCTCAGAGAAGAGCTGCAGCCCAAGCTCATCATTCTCCATGGACGCGCCGCAGGCGTTTCCGGCAGACTTTGAGGTTGACCAGCAGGAGCACTTCATGTACACGCCGGAGGACGTCAGCATCTATTCTATGGATTGGAACAATTTCTATCCCAATCTCCTGTAA